The proteins below come from a single Oncorhynchus keta strain PuntledgeMale-10-30-2019 chromosome 32, Oket_V2, whole genome shotgun sequence genomic window:
- the tnfsf14 gene encoding tumor necrosis factor ligand superfamily member 14, protein MAEGGVPYPSVFMVDSNAAYPPLPPKPRPPGRGGVAQSLLFLLVGLALCGLAIEACFIYHLYSKQGSQVESGSAGMSIQDQEDIPKEVPPTSRPNPIVLPSKPVAHLTAGPQAPHGDGVMVWNMQAEPILHEMEYKDGKLVIQKEGYYYVYSKIFFSEVDVAFTHSVCRTTSRYLGKDIELLKSRRYHPKFGKMMSTSNSYLGGVFHLFEDDSLFVKVKNVTQVRIQHSTENVFGIYMI, encoded by the exons ATGGCTGAGGGTGGTGTCCCGTACCCCTCCGTGTTCATGGTGGATAGCAATGCAGCCTACCCACCGCTGCCCCCCAAACCGAGACCTCCTGGTCGGGGTGGTGTGGCCCAAAGCCTGCTGTTCTTGCTGGTTGGTCTGGCTTTGTGTGGCTTGGCCATAGAGGCCTGCTTCATCTACCACCTCTACTCCAAACAGGGATCT CAGGTGGAGTCAGGGTCAGCTGGTATGAGTATCCAAG ACCAAGAGGACATTCCAAAGGAGGTTCCCCCAACTTCAAGACCAAACCCTATTGTGTTGCCTTCAAAACCTGTTGCACATCTGACAG CTGGACCTCAAGCACCCCATGGAGATGGAGTCATGGTATGGAACATGCAGGCAGAACCAATCCTCCATGAAATGGAGTACAAAGATGGGAAGCTTGTCATCCAGAAGGAAGGctactactacgtctactctAAGATCTTCTTCAGTGAGGTCGATGTTGCATTCACACACTCGGTCTGCAGAACTACTTCACGGTACCTTGGGAAGGACATTGAACTCCTTAAGTCCAGGAGATATCACCCCAAGTTTGGGAAAATGATGTCCACATCAAACAGCTACCTGGGAGGGGTGTTCCACCTCTTTGAAGATGACTCCCTCTTTGTCAAAGTGAAAAATGTCACTCAAGTTCGGATACAACATTCCACAGAGAACGTGTTTGGTATCTATATGATATAA